One Papaver somniferum cultivar HN1 chromosome 10, ASM357369v1, whole genome shotgun sequence genomic window carries:
- the LOC113318994 gene encoding histone H4, translated as MSGRGKGGKGLGKGGAKRHRKVLRDNIQGITKPAIRRLARRGGVKRISGLIYEETRGVLKIFLENVIRDAVTYTEHARRKTVTAMDVVYALKRQGRTLYGFGG; from the coding sequence ATGTCAGGAAGAGGAAAAGGAGGAAAGGGTTTGGGAAAGGGAGGAGCAAAGAGGCACAGGAAGGTGTTGAGAGATAATATCCAGGGAATCACTAAACCAGCTATCAGAAGATTAGCAAGAAGAGGTGGTGTTAAGCGTATCAGTGGTTTGATTTATGAAGAGACTCGTGGTGTTCTTAAGATCTTCTTGGAGAATGTCATTCGTGATGCTGTTACCTACACTGAACATGCCAGGAGAAAGACTGTCACTGCTATGGATGTCGTCTATGCTCTCAAGAGACAGGGAAGAACTCTCTACGGATTTGGGGGTTAG